The following proteins come from a genomic window of Panicum hallii strain FIL2 chromosome 8, PHallii_v3.1, whole genome shotgun sequence:
- the LOC112902734 gene encoding F-box protein At5g07610-like, protein MAGRTRFSDLHDDLVAAVLARLPLRQVARARLVCRRWRALTADHSFLRITASRRTAAGFFVNDHLSVRTDYVPFPLDCSTAAEDGPSPDLSFIPSAALPGDPPRGGIGDVHVSGSCNGLLLLWCPIHRPAGHYACNPLTRELARIPVVEGLHSLNLAFDPSVSPHYRVVAFGHVSDIHVYSSETRCWGAAVHHDRSLFSGLRSVHGVFWNGSMVWTVGHSLVQFVLEGGHLKTIPMPPKRKKGWFCAYIGVSDRHLQMIGYTKEEKLTACFEILEMQRGRSEWSHLYRVDLGRVKELHPEIQWPTWDSRSEEHKVTGYLALSPVCLVRGTGEAGKHGVLIFSIPGKIMLYDMKDQRISVVGEVRSSVRELHSLCHFEHPWYYFYAYSPSLFTV, encoded by the coding sequence ATGGCCGGGAGGACGCGCTTCTCCGACCTCCACGACgacctcgtcgccgccgtcctcgcccGCCTCCCTCTCCGCCAGGTCGCCCGCGCGCGGCTCGTGTGCAGGCGGTGGCGCGCCCTCACCGCGGACCACAGCTTCCTACGCATCACCGCCTCGCGGCGGACTGCCGCCGGGTTCTTCGTCAACGACCACCTCAGCGTCAGGACCGACTACGTCCCTTTTCCCCTCGACTGCTCGACGGCCGCCGAAGACGGCCCCTCCCCGGACCTCTCCTTCATCCCCAGCGCCGCCCTGCCCGGGGACCCACCGCGCGGCGGCATCGGCGACGTCCATGTCTCCGGCTCCTGCAACGGGCTCCTGCTCCTCTGGTGCCCGATCCACCGCCCAGCGGGGCACTACGCCTGCAACCCGCTGACCAGGGAGCTCGCCCGGATCCCGGTGGTGGAGGGGCTGCACAGCCTCAACCTCGCCTTCGACCCCTCGGTGTCGCCGCACTACAGGGTGGTCGCGTTCGGGCACGTGTCCGACATCCATGTCTACTCCTCCGAGACACGGTGCTGGGGAGCGGCCGTCCACCACGACCGCTCCCTGTTCTCCGGGCTCCGCTCCGTACACGGAGTCTTCTGGAACGGCTCGATGGTGTGGACGGTGGGGCATTCCCTGGTCCAATTTGTTCTGGAAGGGGGACATCTGAAGACGATACCAATGCCGCCGAAGAGGAAGAAAGGATGGTTCTGCGCCTACATTGGGGTGTCGGACAGGCATCTTCAGATGATTGGCTACACAAAGGAGGAGAAGCTCACTGCCTGCTTCGAAATCCTGGAGATGCAGCGTGGCCGGTCCGAGTGGTCGCACCTGTATCGTGTTGATCTTGGTCGGGTGAAAGAACTGCATCCTGAGATCCAATGGCCAACATGGGATTCCCGGTCGGAGGAGCACAAGGTGACTGGCTACCTCGCGCTTTCGCCGGTCTGTCTCGTTCGAGGAACCGGGGAGGCTGGGAAGCATGGGGTCTTGATTTTCAGCATACCAGGAAAGATCATGCTGTACGACATGAAGGACCAGAGGATTTCAGTTGTTGGAGAAGTTAGGAGCTCTGTTAGGGAATTGCACTCCCTGTGCCACTTCGAGCATCCTTGGTATTACTTCTATGCTTACAGTCCTAGCTTGTTTACTGTGTAG